Within Elizabethkingia sp. JS20170427COW, the genomic segment ACTACAGATTTCAGATAAGCTTCCTTAGCTATTTAGAATGAACAAAAATAATTAAATATTTTATAATGTACTGTATTGTCATCGATGTTAAAAATCATTGCTTTGACAAATAACATAATCTCTAAAAGCTTATTTTTGCAACATTAAGTTTTTACTATGGAAGATAACAAAAAAATTAAAATGATTTGGGATTTCAGAGGAATGGATGCCCAAAAAATTGCAGAACACCATGTTCATCATCTTGAAGAATTTATAGAGCGTGAACATTTGCAAAATCATATTTTTGGAGTAGAAAATTTTTCAGAAATGTACTCTATTGCTTTTATGGTAGTGGAAGAATCTGAAATGATCATGGTAAGAGATGCCCTAAGACCTAATAGAGCCGAATGGTATGTTGGCTAAATATATGTTCTAAAGATTTAGTAGTTTTGCAAACTCAAAAAAAAGACAATGGGCATTTTAGAAAAGTATTTTAAGCTTAGTGAAAAGAAAACTTCCGTAAAACAAGAATTTCTAGCAGGGGTAATCACCTTTCTTACCATGTCCTACATCTTGGTTGTTAACCCTAACGTACTATCGGATACGGGGATGGATAAAGAAGCTCTTTTCACCACCACAGCTCTAGCAACCATTGTCGCCACTCTTTTTATGGGGATTTACGCAAAACTCCCCATTGCCCAAGCTCCTGGCATGGGACTCAACAGTTTTTTCGCCTATTCGGTGGTCCTTACTATGGGTTATTCATGGCAATTTGCCTTAACCGCAGTTTTTATAGAAGGGATTATTTTCTTGTTACTCACCTTTTTTAATGTTCGTGAACTTATCGTTAGGAATATCCCGAAAGTTTTAAAAGAAGCTATCCCCGTAGGGATCGGATTCTTCATCACTTTAATTGGTTTTAAAAATGCTGGATTTATCACCAGCGATGCAAATACTTTAGTAAGAATTGGTGATTTTTCCTCTCACAATGTTTGGATTGCCCTTGTTGGGCTTATCATTACTGGGATTCTACTGATCCGAAATATCAATGGTGCTATCTTAATTGGGATTTTAGGGGCAACCTCTATAGGATTAATCCTTGGAGACATCAGTCTTCCATCTCAAATCATCAGTACTCCTCCTTCTATTGCTCCTATTTTTGGGCAAGCTATACAGCCTATGCTAAGCTCAGAAGGATGGAATCAGATTTTATCCATCGATATGCTGATTGTAGTTTTCACTTTCCTATTCGTGAACCTTTTTGACACCATAGGAACGCTTATTGGCGTAGTTTCCAAGACAGGTATCGCTGATGAAGATGGAAACTTCCCTGAGATGAAAAAAGCTCTTTTTACCGATGCCTTTGGGACAACTATAGGATCTATCCTTGGGACAAGCTCGGTTACTTCTTATGTAGAAAGTGCTTCGGGGGTTGCTTCAGGAGGAAGAACAGGGCTTACCGCTGTTAGCGTAGCCCTGATGTTTGGTTTAGCCCTCTTCCTAAGTCCTATATTTTTGATGATTCCTGCAGCGGCAACTGCTCCTGCTTTAATTATCGTGGGGCTTTTTATGATTAGCTCTATTGTTAAAATCAACTTCAATGACTTGTCGGATGCCATCCCAGCATTTCTTACCATTGTTTTTATGCCCTTTACTTATAGCATTGCTGAGGGAATTGTCTTTGGAGTTTTATCTTTTACCATTTACAAATTCTTTACTCATAAAAAATCGGAAATAACTCCTACTACTTACGTCCTCACCTTTTTATTTATTCTGAAACTTATTTTGGATGTACTTAAAATTTAAGCTCTACCAAAACAGGAAAGTGATCTGAATAATACAGAAGGTTTTCTCTTCTATCATTAATATGGCGATGGCTAAGTACTTTTACTCCTTTGGTAAAAATATAATCAATTCTAATTTCGGGGATTTGATTGGTTTTAAAGTTCGTAAAGGTAGCTTTTGGGCCATAATGTGGAATTTGAGAATGGTAAAAACTATCTTCCAAGGTGCTTGCCATAATCTTTAGAGGTGCTGTTTCTTCCGTAAGGTTGAAATCTCCCATCAAAATTACAGGATAATTGGGGGTATTGATTTTTTTAATCTTTTCTAAAATTAAATATGAAGATTGTTTTCTGGCCTCATCTCCTACATGATCAAAATGCAGGTTGAAAACCCAAAATTTCTGATGAGTAGATTGCTCTTCCATTAAGGCGTAAGTACAAATCCTATTTAGGGCAGCATCCCAACCTTTAGAAGGCTTCTCTGGAGTGGGAGAAAGCCAAAAGGTATTGCTAGATAAGGCTTTTAGTTTTTGGGTATCGTAAAGAATAGCAGCATATTCTCCTTGGGTTTTACCATCATCTCTTCCTACTCCTATAGCTTGATAGTGTGGTAAACTAGACTTCAAATCTTTCATCTGAGAATCCAAAGCTTCTTGTACTCCTAAAATCTCAGGATGATAATACTGTAAAAATTCAGCAACCTCAGCTTTACGCTTCTGCCAAGAGTTGTCCCCATCGTCAGGGTTATCATATCTGATATTAAAACTCATTACCCTCATGTTTTGAGCATATATTCCTATCCATAGAAACAATACTACACTTGATAAAATCTTCTTCATGTTTATTTATTTTTCTGATAAAAGTAAAAAAAAGTGGCTGAACTCAGGTTTCAACCACTTTAAGTATGTATGAAATATTAGCGATTTGCCTTCCAAACATTATTGCTTGGGTTAACATCTGGCAATCCGCCTTTCGGGTCTAGAGTAATACTTTCAATCTCTTTAGTAGTATCCGCCTTAAAAGTCCAGCTAGAATTTCGTCTCCAGATATCTACTGGTAATTTCAACTCTTTGGAGGATCCGTCTTTATATTTCACCTCTAAGGTTACTGGCATTGGAATTTTCTCTAAATTTGCTACTGTAATAATCGCTCCTTTTTTATAGTCGTTGTCTTGATATTTAACCTCTGTTATTGCTTGATCTAGCTTCCAATCTGTAAACAACCAGCTTCTCCAGAACCAACCTAAGTCCTCTCCTGCTACATTTTCCATGGTTCTAAAGAAATCATTAGGAGTAGGATGTTTGTATGCCCAACGCTTGATATATTCTCTAAAAGCTTTATCAAATCTCTCTTTACCAAGAACTTGTTCCCTAAGTACTTTAAGAGCTGTCCCTGGTTTATAATAAACAAGAGTTCCTATATTTCTTTCCTGCATATCATCGGGGTGGGTCATTACAGGTTCTAAAGTTGCATTAAATAAGCGGCTAGCAGCCTCTTGTACCGTACTATTACTAGCATATTCTCCATTATTGAAATGCTCTCTAGATATTCCGTTGATAAAGGTGTTAAAACCTTCATCTTGCCAACCATGTCTTCTCTCGTTAGAACCTACAATCATAGGAAACCAAATATGTCCAAATTCATGATCGGTTACTCCCCACAAACCTGCTCCTTTAGCGGTATAATGGCAGAATACAATACCTGGATATTCCATGCCGCCTTCATTTCCAGCCACATTGGTTGCTGCAGGATAAGGATATTCAAACCACTGTTGAGAATAATGTTCTATAGATGCTTTTACATACTCTGTAGAACGAGACCAAGCTTGTTTGCCATCGCTTTCTACTGGGTATGCCGAAATTGCTAAAGATTTTTTTCCTGAAGGAAGATCTATCTTTGCAGCATCCAAAATAAAAGCTGTAGAAGCTGCCCAAGCCATATCTCGGGTATTGTTGATTTTAAACTTCCAGGTTTTTGTTCCTTGAGCTTTTTGCTTCGCGGTAGCATTTACCTCTTTTGCAGAACGAATGGTTACCGTTGCATTACTATTTCTTGCTTTATCCCAAAGTTTTTGTTGCGTATCGGTATATACTTCTTTTTCGTTTAGCAACTCTCCAGAACCTACAACATACATATTGGAAGGAACGGTGATATTAACTTCGGCATCACCATATTCCAAATAAAATTCTCCAGCCCCCAAATAAGGAAGAGTATCCCATCCTCTCACATCATCATAAACCACCATCCTTGGGAACCATTGGGCCATGGTAAATATTTTGCCATTTTTAGTATCTAACACCCCCATTCTATCGGAACCATAATCTGGCGAAATAAAAGAATATTCTAATCCAATTTTTAAAGAGGCACCACTTGCTTTAAGATTTTGGGGCAAATCAATTTGCATACGAGTATCCGTAATTAAGAAATTTGCTTTCTGACCATTTACAGTAACTGATTTTATCTGATATCCTCCATCAAAATCACCGCCTTTATCTCCGTATCTAGAGTTGGTTAAAGGGATTACGGCATTCCCTCTAGAATCTTTTTTAAATGCATTTTGATCCAATTGCAACCAAACGAAATCCATCTCATCTGGGCTGTTATTGGTATAGGTAATTTCTTGTTTTGCTGTAAGTTCTTTCTTCTCTGGGTTTAGCGCTACATCTATTTTGTAATCCGCTCTATTTTGCCAATATTTAGGTCCTGGTTTACCACTTGCTGAACGGTATTCATTTCCGTTCATGGTATAAAAAGGTTCAGCAAAAGGTGCTTTGTAATCATAATTGCTTTGTTGAGCAATCGCTTCCGTGGATAAAAACAACAAGGAAGATAATGTTAAAAGTTTAATTGGTTTTAAATGCATAATGGTTATTTAAGTGAAAGTCGTAAAAATACACAACTTTTAACATAAAAACCAAATAAAAAAACATGTATTACCCTTCCATAAAAAAATCTGAAAACAGAAAGTATATTTTCCCCATTTCCAGATTTTAATTTTATTTATTTTTTAGAATTAACTCTTTGCTTTCTTAGCGGTAAAAACACCAATAATAAAAGCTAATATTGCTGGGATAATCCATTCTAAATTCTGCTGAGACAAGGGAAGACTTGCTCTTAATTTTCCAATTGCTTCGGTAGCAATCCCGTAACTTGAAAACACAGGAAGTACTGAAACACAACCTGTCACTACAATCGCTAAAACATATGGAAATTTAGATCGAACTGTATTTCCTAGAAAAACAATTCCTAACACTATTACCAAAATCATTGGGTACACAAATCCTAAAAGAGAACCTGCATATTCTATAATTTTATCTACTCCTCCCAAAGATAAAAATAGAGAAACAACACAGCAGAACACAACATTCCACTGGTATTTTAACTTTCCTTTGGTAATATTTTCCATAAACTCTGAAAAAGCTGTAGTAAGAGCAATGGAAGTTGTAAGACATGCTAACGAAATAGCAATAGCAATAGCATAAACCCCATATTTACCTAAGATATGGTTGGATATATAAAGTAACAACTGAGTCCTTGAAACCTCTCCTGATGCTTGGTAACCCGAAGTAGCTCCTAAATAGATTAGTCCTCCGTAGATAACCATTAAACAGAACATAGAAAGTAATCCCGCAGAAATGGTAATCTTAATCTTGTCCGATTGCTGATTAAATCCTTTATCTTTAACTGCCATAATGATAATACCTGCAAACACAATAGAAGCTAAAACATCCATAGTTTGGTACCCTTCCATAAAGCCAAGCATCAAACTTTTTGCAGGAGATAGTGTAGAAACTTCAGCAGGGGCAACAGGTATAAAAATACCTAATAATACCAAAACCAAAAGCAATACAATAAGTAAAGGAGTTAAATATTTTCCAATAATATCAACAATTTTATTCGGTGAAATCGACAATACCCCTGTTACTAAAAAAAAGATAGAACATCCTACCCAAGTAGGCATTCCTTGGAAAATAGGACTAAATCCCATTTCAAAAGTGGTAGCACCTATCCTTGGTATCGCAATAAGAGGACCTATCAACCACATGGTGATTAAACCCAATACACTCACAATAGTAGGATTAATCCTATTCCCTAAATCTGAGATATTTTCCCCTACTTTTAAAACTGCTAAAATCCCTAAAAAAGGAGCAATAATTCCTGTTAAAGTAAAACCTATAATCGCCCAAAACCAATCTGAAGCTGTATTAAGCCCTATAAAAGGTGGGAGAATAAGGTTACCTGCACCAAAAAACATGGCAAATAGTGCAAATCCTAAAGTAGCAATTGTTCCAATTTTATTAGATTTCATTTTTAGTTAATTTGAAAATGGGGTGCAAATTATGAAAATTTTACTTAAAAATAATAAAACATAATATATCTCATAAAAAAAACACTTTAAAACCTAAGTTATAGTAAAAAAAATAAATTTTATAGATTATTTTACAAAATAGAGATTTTTCTAAAAATCACAAAACAACATAAAATTAAAAAAAACATCAAATCATTATATACACAATATTAAATACAACAGATAAATAAACAATTAATAATACAAACACACATACCAAATAACAACAATATCCTAATATTCAAGAAATAAAGCCTAAAACACACATTCTTTTTTCTTTAAAAAGATTATCTAATTTTAAATTAAATTTTAATTTATCATTATATCATCAATATCGCATATTTATAACAACAAATACAACTATAAATAAAACCTCAAAAAATACCTATATTATTTATAAAAAATCAGTATATTTGTGACCCTATTTACGGGGCTGACTGGTTTCGACAGCAGTGTCGGTGGGTAGGTAAGCATGCAGAGAACCGTAGCGCGATCTCTTTAATCCCTTGCTACAAAATTTTAACTGGCAACGAAGAGTATGCTCTTGCTGCTTAATCCGAAGTATAGTAAGATTAGCGTTTTTCCCGAAGTATAGTAAGGAAACAAGATGTCTCACCAAAGTTCTGTTCTGCAACGTTGGAAACTGAGGCATAGGAAATGCGGAAATAAGCTTTTGGAATCTTTGGCTAAAAGACGAAAACCTTAAAAGATAAGCATGAAGTTGAGTGTTTACTCTCTGCTTGATGACGAAAACCAATAGTAAACTAAGCATGTAGAAAGCTTATGTGCTGCCTGTTTGGACGAGGGTTCGAATCCCTCCAGCTCCACAAAAGATAAAAAAGGTACTCATATGAATACCTTTTTTTTATGAATAAACTTCAATAAACACAACAAAAGCATCCTATTTAACACTCTACAAATATTGAAAAAATTGTTGCTGTTAATTTTTTCTTCAATAATAAAAAAAAGACACCTTATTTATCAGATGCCTTACTCGTATTAGTTGTAGTTTTATCTTCTAGCGATCGCTTTCGACCAGAATTCAACAATGCTTGATTCAATAAAAATTCTACTTGTCCATTTACGCTTCTAAATTCATCAGAAGCCCATTTTTCCAAAAGTTTATAAGTAGCTTCGTCTATTCTCAAAACAAAGCTTTTCTTTTGATTTGCCATTATTAATTATAAAGAGTTCCTGTATTTAATATCGGTTGCGCAGACTTTTCTCCACACAGCACCACCATAAGATTACTTACCATTACTGCTTTTCTTTCGTCGTCTAACTCTACAATACTTTCTTCAGAGAGTTTTTTCAAAGCTAAATCCACCATACCAACAGCTCCTTCAACAATCTTCATACGGGCTGCCACAATAGCTGTCGCTTGTTGTCGCTGAAGCATTGCTCCTGCAATTTCTGGGGCATAAGCCAAATGGCTAATCCTTGCTTCTTGTACGATAACTCCTGCCCTAGATAAACGCTCATTCAGCTCTTTTTCTAAAATCTTATTTACTTCTTCTCCTCCATTTCTCAGGGTAATTTCCGCTTGCTCATCTTCCAAGTTATCATAAGCAAAGCTTACCGCCAAATGTCGGATTGCAGCCTCACTTTGGGTTCTTACATAGTCTAAATAATTCTCCACATCATAAGCTGCCTTGTAAGTATCTCCCACTTTCCATACAACTACTGCAGCAATTTCTATAGGATTCCCCATTTTATCGTTTACTTTCAGCATTTGGCTTTGGAGATTTTCAGAACGCAAACTTATTTTCTGTGTGGAATACAGAGGATTAATAAAAAACAATCCGTTTTCCTTTGCTGTTGCTATATATTTCCCAAAGAAATTTAGTACACGAGAATGATTAGGCTGAATAATCATAATTCCCTTAAAGAAAAATATGGCTACTACTGCGCAAACAAACCCTAATATAGCAAGGGTAACATTCTCCGAGGATCCTGCTTGTATAAAAAGGTAAGCAGCTAAAACTACTAGCACAAAGCTTAAAAACAAAGCCAAATAGCCAGACATAGGTTTGATAATTTTTTCCATATTGATATTAATTTGATATCATAAAGATAATGATTTAATTAATACAACCTATTGTTTCCTAAAAATTTTAACACATTTAATCCTTATGAACTATTCTATTTACTTATCTTAGAATATAATTTATAACCTAAAAAAAACATCCTTTGACCTTACTTTTAATTATAGAGCTTTTATACTTATTATTTAGTCCCTCCTTAACAAAACCTTGCTTCCAATTTATTTTGAAAAATAAATCTTGAAAATAGAAGATTTATAATTTTATAAAATTGAAAAATAATTTTCTCTTTCAGTATTTCCATCATTTTCTTGAGATTCCAAGCAGTTGCTGATAACATCGCATTAATTTGTGGACCAGTTTCTCCCAAAAAGTAATTTTGAGCCAGCCTAAAATCGGTTTTTAAATGTCCAATGATAGGTTCTATCGCTGCTCTGGTTCTGAATTTCTTACGCTTTGCTTGTTTCCTGTAAGCTGTATCTGTTTTTTTTGGATTGCTTGGAATGGAGATTTTTACGCCTTTGATTTCCGATTTTCCTCTTCCTCCCCGATCGTAAACAAGCTCTTTGGGAAGTTTCTGACCATTGTTTTCCATCTGTTCCAAGAGTGGTTCTATGGTGTGACCGTCGTATGGAGTTTGTAAAAATGCTTTAATCCCGAGAATGATTTTCTTTCCTTTGTTAGCAGTGGTTATCAGACCTACTTTATTCCCAAACTCGTATTGTTTATGTGCTTTCCCCTTGGCTATACATCGAGTGAATGGTTTGTGGATGCTGTAGATTTTATCTTTATCGCTTCGGTTTTGGGTAACGACTTTGGTGTAAAGTGCTAATGATTCTTTGTAAATCTCTTTTTGCTCTTCATTAAAATTGCGTTCAAGTTCACGGATTAACCTCAAGGCGATAGTTTTAAGTTGTCGCTGAGATTTTCTTGCCATTTTTGACCGTTTAGGGTGCTTGCCGTTGTAAGTGTTGCGAACCATTTGTTTGCTGACCTTGGTGTAACGTTGTCTTTGTTTGATGCCTTCGTTTTCGGCGATTTTATTACAGTAATCAATCACTTTTTTGCACAATTTTGCATCGGTAGGAAATGTTGTGTTATTTTCCTGAACTGTGGTGTCGGATAAAACAAAATTAGAAGTGCTTGTTTTTGCATCGTGCATTCTTACGCTGTAGGCAAAGATTTTTTCAATTCCGGCTTCACCTATCCTTTTTCGGAAATGAACGAAATTACTCGGATCACAAGGGAATTTATGTTCAAAGAAAACTCTACCACAAAAGTATTGCATGTAGGGATTCATAATCCATGCTTTTTCTAAAGTCTCATCTCCTAAATTGTACAGGTACTTTAAAAGCAAACAGCCTACCATAAAACGAATTGGATGACTCGGATTGCCTTTGTGAGAATACAATGATGCAAACTCTTGTTCAAAATAGTTCCAATCTATTTTTTCTGAAAGTAAAACGAGTTCGTGTTTATCATCTATAAAATCAACCAACATCGGACGGAATAATTCAGGTTGTTTTTTTGGATTTTTTCCCAACATATTTGCAAGGTTTTAATGCTCTAAGATACGAAAACATGCAAAAAAAAATAAACGTTTTACGCTTTATTTTATTGACCGTCAATGTTTTAATAGGTATTTAAGGAGCGACTATTTATCCTTGGAGTAATTATTCGGATTATCGTTGATACAGACAACCCCACCAAAGCTTCAGCATATATTTTACTATGCATCACCCTTCCTATCTTAGGATGCATTTTATATTTTGCTGTTGGTATCAATTATAGAAAAAGAAAACTCTATTGTAAAAAATTAGATATAGATCAATCTCAAAGCGATAAGGCCATGCGTTTTATCACCCAATACAGATCAAATTCAGAAAGAATTTTAGAAAAAGATTTCCCTGAATTTTCCAAACTCAACACCTTATTTTCACATGAGCCTTTAGATTTTGCAACCCATAATAATTCTGTAAAAATCCTCATCAATGGGGAAGAAAAATTTTCAGAATTATTAGAAGATCTAAATAAAGCCAAGCACCACATCCATATCGAATATTACATTTACGAAAATGACCATATCGGGAACTTAATTGCTAATTTACTAATCAAAAAAGCGAAAGAAGGCGTAGAAGTCCGTTTTATTTATGATGATTTTGGAAGTAGATCTATCCGGAAATCTATTGTTCCCAAGCTACGAAAGAATGGAATAAAAGCATATCCTTTTTACAAAATAGCCTTTATTAACTTTGCTAATAGAATCAATTATCGCAACCATAGAAAAATTATTATCATCGATGGAGAAACTTGCTATCTTGGCGGAATCAACATCTCTGACAAATACCATAATACAAACAATAACCGTTTATATTGGAGAGATACCCATCTTAAAGTAATAGGTGAAGCTGCTTGGAGCTTACAAAATATATTTCTTGCAGATTGGAATTTCTGCTCTCACGAAAATATCGTTCCTACAACTCATTATTTCAAAATCCATTCTAAAACTTCTCATCCTCAATGGACACAAATCATCAACAGTGGTCCTGATTCAGAAAAACCAGATATACTCTTCAGCTATATACAAGCCATCAACTCTGCTACCTCATCCATCTACATCACTACCCCTTATTTTGTCCCCTCTACAGAACTTCTTACCGCTATAGAGCTGGCTATCCGAAGGAATATAGATGTTAGAATCCTCGTTCCAGGCATTTCAGACTCTGTTATTGTAAACGCTGTTTCTAAATCCCATTACGCTCCTCTTATCCAATCTGGTGCAAAAATTTATCTTTATCAGAAAGGCTTTGTCCATGCCAAAACTATGGTTTGCGACGGAAAGATAGCCTTTGTAGGAACCGCCAATTTAGACCATCGTAGTTTCGAACTTAATTTTGAAGTAAACGCTATCATCTACGATCAGGATATCGCTTTAGATCTCGAAAAAAACTTCCTTATAGACTTAGAACACTCCTTAATGATTGAAAAAGACTATTGGCTAAGTCGCCCCAAAACCAAACAATTTTTTGAAAAAGCTATGAGACTCCTAAGCCCTCTCATGTAAACATCATCTCTTCTCCTTCAAAAAAAAGCTACGCCAAATAACTAGCGTAGCTTGAAATAAAGATGTTTTTATAAACAGATTAGATTCCGTTTACAATAGTATTTAAAGTTTCTGATGGACGCATTACTGCGAAAGTTTTTTCAGAAACTGGTTTGTAATAACCGCCAATATCTTGAGGTTTTCCTTGAGAACCGATTAACTCTTCATTAATCTTAGCCTCGTTAGCCTTCATTGCTTCAGCAATTGGAGCAAATTTAGCTGCTAGTTCAGCATCTTTGG encodes:
- a CDS encoding NCS2 family permease, producing the protein MGILEKYFKLSEKKTSVKQEFLAGVITFLTMSYILVVNPNVLSDTGMDKEALFTTTALATIVATLFMGIYAKLPIAQAPGMGLNSFFAYSVVLTMGYSWQFALTAVFIEGIIFLLLTFFNVRELIVRNIPKVLKEAIPVGIGFFITLIGFKNAGFITSDANTLVRIGDFSSHNVWIALVGLIITGILLIRNINGAILIGILGATSIGLILGDISLPSQIISTPPSIAPIFGQAIQPMLSSEGWNQILSIDMLIVVFTFLFVNLFDTIGTLIGVVSKTGIADEDGNFPEMKKALFTDAFGTTIGSILGTSSVTSYVESASGVASGGRTGLTAVSVALMFGLALFLSPIFLMIPAAATAPALIIVGLFMISSIVKINFNDLSDAIPAFLTIVFMPFTYSIAEGIVFGVLSFTIYKFFTHKKSEITPTTYVLTFLFILKLILDVLKI
- a CDS encoding endonuclease/exonuclease/phosphatase family protein, with amino-acid sequence MKKILSSVVLFLWIGIYAQNMRVMSFNIRYDNPDDGDNSWQKRKAEVAEFLQYYHPEILGVQEALDSQMKDLKSSLPHYQAIGVGRDDGKTQGEYAAILYDTQKLKALSSNTFWLSPTPEKPSKGWDAALNRICTYALMEEQSTHQKFWVFNLHFDHVGDEARKQSSYLILEKIKKINTPNYPVILMGDFNLTEETAPLKIMASTLEDSFYHSQIPHYGPKATFTNFKTNQIPEIRIDYIFTKGVKVLSHRHINDRRENLLYYSDHFPVLVELKF
- a CDS encoding M1 family metallopeptidase; translated protein: MHLKPIKLLTLSSLLFLSTEAIAQQSNYDYKAPFAEPFYTMNGNEYRSASGKPGPKYWQNRADYKIDVALNPEKKELTAKQEITYTNNSPDEMDFVWLQLDQNAFKKDSRGNAVIPLTNSRYGDKGGDFDGGYQIKSVTVNGQKANFLITDTRMQIDLPQNLKASGASLKIGLEYSFISPDYGSDRMGVLDTKNGKIFTMAQWFPRMVVYDDVRGWDTLPYLGAGEFYLEYGDAEVNITVPSNMYVVGSGELLNEKEVYTDTQQKLWDKARNSNATVTIRSAKEVNATAKQKAQGTKTWKFKINNTRDMAWAASTAFILDAAKIDLPSGKKSLAISAYPVESDGKQAWSRSTEYVKASIEHYSQQWFEYPYPAATNVAGNEGGMEYPGIVFCHYTAKGAGLWGVTDHEFGHIWFPMIVGSNERRHGWQDEGFNTFINGISREHFNNGEYASNSTVQEAASRLFNATLEPVMTHPDDMQERNIGTLVYYKPGTALKVLREQVLGKERFDKAFREYIKRWAYKHPTPNDFFRTMENVAGEDLGWFWRSWLFTDWKLDQAITEVKYQDNDYKKGAIITVANLEKIPMPVTLEVKYKDGSSKELKLPVDIWRRNSSWTFKADTTKEIESITLDPKGGLPDVNPSNNVWKANR
- the brnQ gene encoding branched-chain amino acid transport system II carrier protein; this translates as MKSNKIGTIATLGFALFAMFFGAGNLILPPFIGLNTASDWFWAIIGFTLTGIIAPFLGILAVLKVGENISDLGNRINPTIVSVLGLITMWLIGPLIAIPRIGATTFEMGFSPIFQGMPTWVGCSIFFLVTGVLSISPNKIVDIIGKYLTPLLIVLLLVLVLLGIFIPVAPAEVSTLSPAKSLMLGFMEGYQTMDVLASIVFAGIIIMAVKDKGFNQQSDKIKITISAGLLSMFCLMVIYGGLIYLGATSGYQASGEVSRTQLLLYISNHILGKYGVYAIAIAISLACLTTSIALTTAFSEFMENITKGKLKYQWNVVFCCVVSLFLSLGGVDKIIEYAGSLLGFVYPMILVIVLGIVFLGNTVRSKFPYVLAIVVTGCVSVLPVFSSYGIATEAIGKLRASLPLSQQNLEWIIPAILAFIIGVFTAKKAKS
- a CDS encoding Arc family DNA binding domain-containing protein, encoding MANQKKSFVLRIDEATYKLLEKWASDEFRSVNGQVEFLLNQALLNSGRKRSLEDKTTTNTSKASDK
- a CDS encoding SPFH domain-containing protein, encoding MEKIIKPMSGYLALFLSFVLVVLAAYLFIQAGSSENVTLAILGFVCAVVAIFFFKGIMIIQPNHSRVLNFFGKYIATAKENGLFFINPLYSTQKISLRSENLQSQMLKVNDKMGNPIEIAAVVVWKVGDTYKAAYDVENYLDYVRTQSEAAIRHLAVSFAYDNLEDEQAEITLRNGGEEVNKILEKELNERLSRAGVIVQEARISHLAYAPEIAGAMLQRQQATAIVAARMKIVEGAVGMVDLALKKLSEESIVELDDERKAVMVSNLMVVLCGEKSAQPILNTGTLYN
- a CDS encoding IS5 family transposase is translated as MLGKNPKKQPELFRPMLVDFIDDKHELVLLSEKIDWNYFEQEFASLYSHKGNPSHPIRFMVGCLLLKYLYNLGDETLEKAWIMNPYMQYFCGRVFFEHKFPCDPSNFVHFRKRIGEAGIEKIFAYSVRMHDAKTSTSNFVLSDTTVQENNTTFPTDAKLCKKVIDYCNKIAENEGIKQRQRYTKVSKQMVRNTYNGKHPKRSKMARKSQRQLKTIALRLIRELERNFNEEQKEIYKESLALYTKVVTQNRSDKDKIYSIHKPFTRCIAKGKAHKQYEFGNKVGLITTANKGKKIILGIKAFLQTPYDGHTIEPLLEQMENNGQKLPKELVYDRGGRGKSEIKGVKISIPSNPKKTDTAYRKQAKRKKFRTRAAIEPIIGHLKTDFRLAQNYFLGETGPQINAMLSATAWNLKKMMEILKEKIIFQFYKIINLLFSRFIFQNKLEARFC
- the cls gene encoding cardiolipin synthase produces the protein MLGVIIRIIVDTDNPTKASAYILLCITLPILGCILYFAVGINYRKRKLYCKKLDIDQSQSDKAMRFITQYRSNSERILEKDFPEFSKLNTLFSHEPLDFATHNNSVKILINGEEKFSELLEDLNKAKHHIHIEYYIYENDHIGNLIANLLIKKAKEGVEVRFIYDDFGSRSIRKSIVPKLRKNGIKAYPFYKIAFINFANRINYRNHRKIIIIDGETCYLGGINISDKYHNTNNNRLYWRDTHLKVIGEAAWSLQNIFLADWNFCSHENIVPTTHYFKIHSKTSHPQWTQIINSGPDSEKPDILFSYIQAINSATSSIYITTPYFVPSTELLTAIELAIRRNIDVRILVPGISDSVIVNAVSKSHYAPLIQSGAKIYLYQKGFVHAKTMVCDGKIAFVGTANLDHRSFELNFEVNAIIYDQDIALDLEKNFLIDLEHSLMIEKDYWLSRPKTKQFFEKAMRLLSPLM